A window of Clostridium sp. 'White wine YQ' contains these coding sequences:
- a CDS encoding electron transfer flavoprotein subunit beta/FixA family protein — MNIIVCIKQVPGTSKVEVDPVTGVLKRDGIDTKMNPYDLYALETAIRLKEELGGVIKVISMGPPQAMDVIKEAYAMGADEGTIISDRKFAGADVLATSYTISQGVRKLGEFDIIICGKQTTDGDTAQVGPEMAEYLGLPHISNVRKIKETREDSLIVEMDMPNTIEVAEIKFPCLITVEKDINEPRLPSFKRKVATRDKEIGMISLKEFEDQDEMKYGLNGSPTQVERIFPPEVNSHREMWKDESGQIVKKMAQTLKELRFI, encoded by the coding sequence ATGAATATTATTGTTTGTATTAAGCAAGTTCCGGGCACATCAAAAGTAGAGGTAGATCCTGTTACAGGCGTATTAAAAAGAGATGGAATAGATACTAAAATGAACCCTTATGATTTATATGCCTTAGAAACAGCAATAAGATTAAAAGAAGAATTAGGTGGAGTAATAAAAGTAATTTCAATGGGGCCACCTCAAGCAATGGATGTAATAAAAGAGGCCTATGCAATGGGAGCTGATGAAGGAACCATAATATCAGATAGAAAATTTGCAGGAGCAGATGTGTTAGCAACCTCTTATACAATTTCTCAAGGAGTAAGAAAATTAGGAGAGTTTGATATTATAATCTGTGGAAAGCAAACTACTGATGGAGATACTGCACAAGTAGGGCCAGAGATGGCAGAATATCTTGGATTGCCACATATATCAAATGTTAGAAAGATAAAAGAGACAAGAGAAGATTCCTTAATAGTTGAAATGGATATGCCAAATACTATTGAAGTTGCGGAAATAAAATTCCCATGTCTAATAACAGTTGAAAAAGATATTAATGAACCAAGGTTACCATCCTTTAAAAGAAAAGTAGCAACAAGAGATAAAGAGATAGGTATGATTTCACTTAAGGAATTTGAGGATCAAGATGAGATGAAATATGGATTAAATGGATCACCTACTCAAGTAGAAAGAATATTTCCACCAGAAGTAAATAGTCATAGAGAAATGTGGAAAGATGAAAGTGGACAAATAGTTAAAAAGATGGCGCAAACTCTTAAGGAATTGAGATTTATATAG